One genomic window of Coffea eugenioides isolate CCC68of chromosome 1, Ceug_1.0, whole genome shotgun sequence includes the following:
- the LOC113774851 gene encoding protein NRT1/ PTR FAMILY 2.7-like, whose amino-acid sequence MDNRKAENSAERQDPESNSSSSRSKKGSWITFPFIMATVVGTSLAFGGLTSNLIVYLIQEFNIKSISAAEIFNVVNGCITIFPIAGAIIADSFLGCYSVIWISSLISSLGMLIIVMTAALNKLRPPQCENGSSLCISPSGVQLAVLYIGLALASLGMAGSRFTIGPMGANQFDKPKHQEIFFNWYIFAMYTATAISLTVIVYIENSVSWAWGFGISVAANIVGLALFLVGRGFYRQLKPQGSPFTGLARVVIAATRKRNLLLSQNTEDYCQDPETTTFVMPTKFFKFLNHAALKTEGDTDLDGSIKKPWKVCTVKEVEDFKSLSKMLPIWSTALLVSPPLAVQLSMTVIQALAMDRHVGAHFKTPAGSVQVFIFLSTCMTIFFLDRFLFPMWEKFMHRAITPLQRVGIGHLFDVLSMAVLALVEAKRLKLARMHHLQDQDNSVVPMSVFWLVPSFALAGIGEAFHFPGHILFYYQEFPVSLKSTSTAVVALSIGIGFNLGNGLINAVKKTTEWLPDNINRGRLDNVYWLVTILGGLNFCYFLLCSSMYKYQNVEKVTDDAVNEQ is encoded by the exons GTCTAATTCCAGTTCCAGCAGATCCAAGAAAGGCAGTTGGATCACCTTTCCGTTTATCATGg CTACCGTGGTGGGTACATCACTTGCTTTTGGAGGACTGACTTCCAATCTGATTGTGTATCTGATTCAAGAATTCAATATCAAAAGCATCagtgctgccgaaatttttaatGTGGTTAATGGATGCATCACCATATTTCCCATTGCTGGAGCCATCATAGCTGATTCTTTTCTTGGATGTTACTCTGTCATCTGGATTTCATCTTTAATCTCATCCCTG GGCATGTTGATAATAGTTATGACAGCAGCACTCAATAAATTGAGACCTCCGCAATGTGAAAATGGATCGAGTCTCTGCATAAGCCCGTCAGGAGTTCAACTTGCAGTTCTTTATATCGGCTTAGCTCTAGCATCTCTAGGGATGGCAGGTTCACGATTCACCATTGGACCAATGGGAGCAAATCAATTTGATAAACCAAAGCatcaagaaattttctttaaTTGGTACATTTTCGCAATGTACACAGCCACTGCTATAAGCTTGACCGTCATTGTATATATTGAAAATAGTGTGAGTTGGGCATGGGGTTTTGGGATTTCTGTTGCTGCAAATATAGTTGGATTAGCACTATTTTTAGTTGGCCGTGGTTTCTACCGCCAGCTAAAGCCACAAGGGAGCCCTTTTACTGGCTTGGCTCGCGTTGTTATTGCAGCTACCAGGAAAAGGAATTTGTTGCTCTCCCAAAACACTGAAGATTATTGCCAAGACCCGGAAACAACGACCTTTGtcatgcctacaaaatttttcaa GTTCTTAAACCACGCAGCACTGAAAACTGAAGGAGACACCGATCTAGATGGCTCTATAAAGAAACCGTGGAAGGTTTGTACAGTGAAAGAAGTAGAAGACTTCAAAAGCCTAAGTAAAATGCTCCCAATATGGTCAACTGCTTTACTCGTTTCCCCCCCACTAGCCGTCCAACTGAGTATGACAGTCATCCAAGCTCTAGCAATGGACCGTCATGTAGGAGCTCATTTCAAAACTCCAGCTGGTAGTGTTCAAGTCTTCATATTCCTATCGACTTGCATGACCATTTTCTTTCTAGACCGATTTCTATTCCCCATGTGGGAGAAGTTCATGCACCGAGCCATCACGCCTCTCCAGCGGGTTGGGATTGGCCATTTGTTCGATGTTCTTAGCATGGCCGTTTTAGCCCTGGTGGAGGCTAAGAGGCTAAAATTGGCGCGAATGCACCACCTGCAGGACCAGGATAATTCTGTGGTGCCCATGTCAGTCTTCTGGCTTGTGCCATCCTTTGCTCTTGCTGGTATTGGAGAAGCATTTCATTTCCCTGGACATATTTTGTTTTATTACCAAGAATTTCCAGTATCCTTAAAAAGTACATCGACCGCAGTTGTTGCCTTGTCTATCGGTATTGGCTTTAACCTGGGCAACGGATTGATTAATGCTGTTAAAAAGACAACAGAGTGGTTGCCTGATAACATAAACAGAGGTAGACTAGATAATGTGTACTGGCTGGTAACTATCCTGGGAGGCCTCAACTTCTGTTATTTTCTTCTATGTTCCTCCATGTACAAGTATCAAAATGTCGAAAAGGTAACTGATGATGCTGTAAATGAACAATGA